The genomic region GGATCACAGGGAAATCCACGTGGATGCGGGGGGGATCCAGCTTCACGATGCCCTGCCATGGAAATAGAGGCTAATGAGGGGCAGCTCAGGGCctcttctccaggaagccttcctgttCCTCCCAGATCCTCCCCAAGGATCCCCACCATGACAGCAGACCTCATCTGGGTCTATCTCCACACATTCAACTCAGGCTCTATGAGCACTGCCCAGTCCCTCACCTGAGGAACCAGGTTCTTATGCACCCGCCTCAGCTTGGCCCGCTTCTGCCCATTCTTGGTGACGATTGTCTCTTCATAGAACTCGTGAGCCAGATCCCCATCCTCGTCATAGAACATGGAGCTGTGTAGAGGGAGAGGGGAACAGGATGGGCTGAAGCCTCACACCTGGTCATGGCAAATGCCATGGACCAATGGATGTGTGCCTACACCCAAGTGGAGAGGAACAAACTTGGTGAAAGAAAGGGAGATTAATATGCCTGAATAACCCCTTGCTTGCAGTCTGGGTTCTATTAGACAGCAGTTGGGAGTGAGGTGGAGGCTAGCACTACTCTGAGAGACCCCAAGAATAGAGGCCAAACCAAAGCACACTGTCCAGGTAGCCAAGGCCAGTTCTCATTCCTGGTTCAGCAAGGACGGCCCACTCCAGCATCAGGCCCCTGCCTTCAACCAGCATGGCAGAGGATCTCAGGAGTGGGCAGGGAAGTGGCCTGGGCATGTTGGACTTACTCCAAAAAGCCTAGTGCCAAAGCCTGAGACAGCAGATGCTTGAGCTAggaggaagactaaacataggaGACTGCATTCCCACCCCCAGGGCCCATCAGGGCCAGGTCATTTGGGCCCATGAGGGGAAGGTCAGTGCTCCAAATCTGCAGAACATACCCGGGTGAGGGTCTTTCTTCTCCTGCCCACCCTCAACACTGGGGCCTGGCCCTGCTTTCCTGGCTTCTACCCTCAGAGGTCCAGCTCCACCATTTTCCCCTCAGAAGAAGTGGCAAGAGGAAGAGCCTTTGACTTGCAGACTAGGGTGGAGGGAATAAAAGAACGAGGTCTGGAGGGCTTGTGGAAGCCCTATTCTGGCTTTAGCATGCTGAAGGAGGGAAGCCTGCGTGCCTCAGCCCCGGGGACAAGTTTAAGGTCCATACTTCCCCTAGGGAAGACCTTCAGAGCGGCCACGCCGCCAGGAACCCGTGGCCAAGCATTCCCCACTCGTTGTTCCGATAACGGCCCGAAATAGGGAGTCATCCTGACCCGGTCGTGGGGATTGCTCCCCATGGCGCGCGGCGACCGATCGCCCGCCTGTCCTTCCTGGGGCGGGGTCCGCGCCCTTACCCGCGGCGCGTGAACACGAAGGGGGGCACGGCTCGGCCTCGCGGCCGTACCAAAGCTTGTTCTGCACCTGCCGCGCCGGGAGCCTCCGGGCCGCTGCCCCCAGCCGCCGACGCGGAGGGCCACAGGCCCCGAACTTTGGAGCCGCTGGCGCCCATGTCAGGGCCGCCGGCTCATGGCGGGCCCCGCGGCCGCTCTGCCCTCACAGCGCCACCGTCGTCGCCATGCCCTGCCTGGATCTCCCCGCTCTCAGATGCCGCCGCCACCTTCCGCAGGCTCGACCGTCTCCACGGAAACCTCACTTCCGCTTCCGCGCGCATTGCCCTCTTTAATTGGCTGCTGCTCTCGTCGGTCAGTGGGGTGGGACCAATGGCCTCTCAGACGCTACGCATCCCGGCACGCGTTGCGAGACACCAAGTCCCGGCAGGCTGCGGCCCTTCCAGCTAGGGCTTCTCCCATTCCAGGTAACCGGACTTTGCGTGTCGTTTTGGCCGCTTCGGCGCCCCCAGATCTTAAGGCCAATGGACCTACGCGGCCACTAGGCCCCCCTAAACCACTTTAGGGCCTGAACCCAGGCCAGGCGTGGCAGGGGCGGGAGTACCCCGCCGCGGGGCGCTCACCTGGCCTCTTTCTGTTCCCACAAGTGTCTCTCAGATCACCACTGTCACATGTGGAGAACCGCATGTAAGCAAAATTAAGGAACCGGCTAAATGTTATATAGCTACAGACAGGTATGAAGCACTCCTTCAaattcagtgttctttttaaacTCACCAGAATGCAAGCTCCATGAAAGCAAGAATGGTTAGTTCTATATTCGTGCTAGGAGCAGTGTTTGGTCCACAGTAgcagctcagtaaatatttggtgCACGAGTTAAGCCACAGTGCCTACCAGAGCTTGGTGTGTCTGTGACATTTCCCTAAGCTCTGGCTGCAGCTGATTTTTGGGCCCACCACAACCCACACCCTTGGGTGCTGAGTGATGACTGAGTACATATGCATGTCCCACTTCCTTCACAAATCATCCCCATGGTGACCTGGCAAAGGAGGTGCCCTATGAACCCATCATCCTTGGTAACCACTGGCATGAGGGACAACTGTGGCTGTGAGCCCATGAGACAAAGTCCAAAAGCAAGAAGATTTTCAAATCTTTATTGCAGCCAATTCTCTCAGGCCCCAGCCCTTGATGACTGACACCCCAACCCCTTTCCCTATAGGAGGCATTCAGCTGAGGCCACAAAACATTGCATACATTCACACATCAAATACCTGAGGGAGAGATCCTGGCTTTGGTTGGCAAACAAGGCACAGAGTTGGGCCAGTGCCCACTCATACAGACCCTGACCTAGGGGCACCCTCTCTAGAGGGGGTGTCAAGGCACTACTGCTGCACTGTGAGCCAGCACTCCCTGACCACAGGGTGTGTGAGGGGTCAGGGTGCACTCTGAAGGGAACCTAGACTCTTCCTGGGTGTCTGCCATATCCTCAGCACCCACTCTTGGCTTTGATAGGGCTGTCCTGAGACCCCATCCAAGATCCAAAATGTGCAACCTTTCCCCAAAAATGAGGATCCTCTCCCCTGCAAACATGCTCCCGTTTTGTTTGTGGGTTTTCCAAGAATCTCACATCAGAGCCATGAATTAGGGAAACTTCTGTCTGTTCCACCTACGCTGCAAGCTTGCAGCATCTTCCCAGGGCAGCCCTGGCCCACCATGACTCAGTACATGAGGGGCAGAGGGGTGCAGAGAC from Choloepus didactylus isolate mChoDid1 chromosome 1, mChoDid1.pri, whole genome shotgun sequence harbors:
- the TUSC2 gene encoding tumor suppressor candidate 2, with amino-acid sequence MGASGSKVRGLWPSASAAGGSGPEAPGAAGAEQALVRPRGRAVPPFVFTRRGSMFYDEDGDLAHEFYEETIVTKNGQKRAKLRRVHKNLVPQGIVKLDPPRIHVDFPVILYEM